A portion of the Candida dubliniensis CD36 chromosome R, complete sequence genome contains these proteins:
- a CDS encoding ribosome biogenesis protein, putative (Similar to S. cerevisiae TSR1), translating into MANSHRNTLKHDHKPFKSKHATKGQIKARIKGKVEKSSNSSGGSKSSKVVSKLERKNLSKQQRDNKILETKLTKRLFEGNSGAEKIVTIITLTDDLSAVDIANRLFNEQESNDNGSTAKFNFDYPSVTNINIGKFKTNLKVIIPHQSNMISILDAAQVSDFVLLGISATEEIGENSFGETILRALIAQGISTTIGVLPNIVSAYPKRNLQLDVKQSLQSFYHHFFPSRDGSSNRGSGSDSGGNKLYSLELDSDNSNCLRIICQKFPQSISWRDSRGWLVADKVEIDNSSDMSVENQQQMMVVEGMVRGIGFNVNRLVHLPGFGDFQLHKLEKLTRKARGNSFRNHYGGMDIDTGNDGDVEETFLPNEQQESLDELNPDEGIDMGATEDDNDFYNNDDFGVRSEGKIYFDNGNNNNGSGTFGSSKKLVPRGTSEYQGRWFVDDVLDEDASDLEEQEEQEEANMAEDDMIMEDNIEAEDFADNAESIHDSEMMHVDLSPEEESRQLEQYRSLAKEDLEFPDELELHPNESAIERLKGFRGVKSLGNCDWDYDEYDPEAPSILKRLFQVSNYKATKNKVNKQFIKQTEVTAGNRVRLYIIIPPGASSNISNVIGNCSSIPFPVYELLEHEHKLGVCNFSFETWQDYEKPIVNKEQIIVQYGPRRQIIQPLYNQANNNPNNVHKLENFVHHSQGGSGAIIATAITPVLFTNSPTLFFKIHPNSNDNTNSNSGSVEFIGKGTYLGSDPKRIMVQRVVLTGHPIKIHKRVVTIRYMFFNREDINYFKAVSLFTKNSGRVGFIKESLGTHGYFKANFDGKLTSQDVVAMSLYKRSWPEVSTIWSKFNY; encoded by the coding sequence ATGGCCAATTCTCATAGAAACACATTGAAACATGATCATAAGCCGTTCAAATCGAAGCATGCCACCAAAGGTCAAATCAAGGCTAGGATAAAGGGTAAGGTTGAAAAATCATCCAATAGTCTGGGTGGCAGTAAACTGCTGAAAGTTGTATCGAAATTGGAGAGGAAAAATCtatcaaaacaacaacgagATAATAAGATCTTGGAAACGAAATTAACTAAGAGATTGTTTGAAGGTAATTCGGGAGCAGAAAAGATTGTTACCATAATTACATTAACTGACGATTTGTCTGCAGTTGATATTGCCAATCGATTATTCAATGAACAAGAAAGCAACGATAATGGTTCTACTgctaaattcaattttgattatCCCTCAGTGACAAACATAAATATTGGCAAATTCAAAACTAATTTAAAAGTGATAATTCCCCATCAAAGTAATATGATTAGTATTCTTGATGCTGCCCAAGTGTCTGATTTTGTTCTCTTGGGGATATCGGCAACAGAGGAAATTGGAGAGAACTCATTTGGTGAAACCATCTTACGAGCATTGATTGCCCAAGGTatctcaacaacaattgggGTATTACCAAACATTGTACTGGCTTACCCAAAACGCAATTTACAATTAGACGTCAAGCAATCGTTACAATcattttatcatcatttttttccTTCACGAGATGGATCATCGAATCGAGGCAGTGGCAGTGATAGTGGTGGGAATAAATTGTACCTGTTGGAATTGGATTCTGATAACTCTAATTGTTTGCGGATAATATGTCAAAAATTCCCCCAGCTGATATCTTGGAGAGATTCTCGTGGGTGGTTGGTTGCCGATAAAGTTGAGATTGACAACTCTTCTGACATGTCTGTGgagaatcaacaacaaatgatGGTGGTAGAAGGTATGGTGAGAGGAATTGGTTTCAATGTGAATCGATTAGTTCACTTGCCAGGGTTCGGTGATTTCCAATTGCACAAGTTGGAAAAATTGACAAGAAAAGCTCGCGGCAACAGTTTTCGTAATCACTATGGCGGTATGGATATAGACACTGGCAATGATGGTGATGTCGAGGAAACGTTTTTGCCAAATGAACAGCAAGAACTGTTGGACGAATTGAATCCCGATGAAGGTATTGATATGGGAGCCACGGAAGATGACAATGATTTctataataatgatgacTTTGGTGTTAGATCGGAGGGGAAGatatattttgataatggcaacaacaacaatggtAGTGGTACTTTTGGCTCAAGCAAAAAGCTTGTTCCAAGAGGTACTTCAGAATATCAAGGAAGATggtttgttgatgatgtgTTGGATGAAGATGCATCTGACTTAGAGGAACaggaagaacaagaagaagccAATATGGCAGAAGATGATATGATAATGGAAGATAACATTGAGGCCGAGGACTTTGCTGACAATGCCGAAAGTATTCATGATTCAGAAATGATGCATGTTGATTTGTCcccagaagaagaaagcCGTCAACTCGAACAATACCGATCATTGGCAAAAGAGGATTTGGAGTTCCCTGATGAACTTGAATTGCATCCTAATGAATCGGCAATAGAACGGTTGAAAGGATTCAGAGGGGTCAAATCGTTAGGTAATTGTGATTGGGATTATGATGAGTATGACCCTGAAGCACCATCGATATTGAAGAGATTATTCCAGGTGTCAAATTATAAAGCCACGAAAAACAAAGTCAATAAGCAATTCATTAAACAAACTGAAGTCACTGCAGGTAATAGAGTCAGGTTATACATTATCATCCCTCCTGGCGCTTCCAGCAATATAAGTAACGTCATTGGCAATTGCTCGAGTATTCCATTCCCGGTATACGAGTTATTGGAACACGAGCACAAGTTGGGAGtttgtaatttttcatttgagACATGGCAAGATTATGAGAAACCGATTGTTAACAAAGAACAAATCATCGTTCAATATGGGCCAAGAAGACAAATTATCCAACCATTGTACAATCAGGCTAACAATAATCCAAACAACGTTCATAAGTTGGAGAATTTTGTGCATCATAGCCAAGGTGGCAGTGGTGCGATTATTGCCACTGCTATAACCCCAGTATTATTTACTAATTCGCCaactttatttttcaaaattcatCCCAACTCTAACGATAACACCAATTCGAATAGCGGATCAGTTGAATTTATTGGTAAAGGGACTTATTTGGGCAGCGATCCTAAACGTATCATGGTACAAAGAGTAGTTTTAACTGGTCATCCAATAAAAATTCATAAGCGTGTGGTCACTATCCGTTATATGTTTTTCAATCGTGAAGATATCAACTACTTCAAAGCGGTTTCGTTGTTTACAAAGAATCTGGGACGAGTCGGGTTTATCAAGGAGAGTCTTGGTACTCATGGTTATTTCAAAGCCAATTTCGATGGAAAATTGACGTCGCAAGATGTTGTTGCTATGAGTTTATATAAACGATCCTGGCCAGAAGTTTCAACTATCTGGAGTAAGTTTAATTATTAG
- a CDS encoding protein involved in N-glycosylation, putative (Similar to S. cerevisiae EOS1) — protein MVFISTLLSSSLGSRFSNTLESHQIDDDYSEQYDFDMAESSSSSSSSSLPQHQRQTSSTNLSSGLSSYPDRRATETTAATATINTTNFSSPPSPPRQSLALIPSQPSTCIEVTDMDTRFPPSSGVINQYDPFEEVPSYEASQRMHNQSTNSNNSNSNRNSSIAHNNDSYLTEDVSHIAPATHIYTPIPSLPIPITSTSTGISYGNSFDVPVSNNNNNNSSSNNDNRNGNSSSNSNTSNSTLRGGNIKRSSIKQLGLKFLNARQHFLLASCRDVSLIPPLIGLIRSWRMIYSNDASEYSQVLNGDGVTLIRGSEHFLTGLWCIVAGYLSYSILDSLLVRWIMTYSTSAAIVRVLSMSTIIITIELYLINTTSAITDYGLHIWIFISCVLTFTYIVQNFVTSNLELINYYKRTTIHKRARFFDFYNIVVFAVVPVGLASFVTMVGLLRSLLLLRIQIDSNNNANSMVNLDGV, from the coding sequence ATGGTGTTTATAAGTACATTGCTTTCGTCTTCACTAGGGTCGCGATTTTCAAACACTCTAGAATCTCACCAAAtcgatgatgattattCAGAACAATACGATTTTGATATGGCGGAGCtgtcgtcatcatcatcatcatcactgTTACCACAGCATCAACGACAGACATCAAGTACAAACTTAAGTTCAGGGTTGCTGTCATATCCTGATAGGAGGGCCACAGAAACTACAGCGGCAACTGCAACGATAAATACAACTAATTTCTCATCCCCGCCTTCGCCTCCACGACAATCATTAGCTTTAATACCTTCTCAGCCGTCAACGTGCATAGAAGTTACAGACATGGATACAAGGTTTCCACCAAGCTCTGGTGTTATAAACCAATACGACCCATTTGAAGAAGTCCCATCTTATGAAGCATCGCAACGAATGCataatcaatcaaccaatagcaacaacagtaaCAGCAACAGAAATAGCAGCATTGCCCATAACAATGATAGTTATCTCACAGAAGATGTTTCACATATTGCTCCTGCGACACATATATACACCCCTATTCCGTCATTGCCAATTCCTATTACATCAACCTCAACTGGGATTTCTTATGGTAATTCTTTCGATGTACCAGTTagtaacaacaataacaacaacagcagtaGCAACAACGATAACCGTAATGGCAACAGCAGTAGTAATAGCAATACATCTAACTCCACATTGCGAGGGGGAAATATTAAGCGATCATCTATTAAACAACTAGGTTTGAAGTTTTTGAATGCACGACAACATTTTTTACTAGCTTCGTGTCGTGATGTGTCATTGATCCCTCCCTTGATTGGACTAATACGTTCATGGAGAATGATTTATAGCAATGACGCCAGCGAGTACAGTCAAGTTCTTAATGGGGATGGAGTGACATTAATTCGAGGATCAGAGCATTTTTTAACTGGGCTTTGGTGTATTGTTGCTGGTTATTTATCATATTCGATATTGGATTCATTGTTGGTTCGATGGATAATGACATATCTGACGTCAGCAGCGATTGTGAGAGTACTATCGATGCTGACAATAATTATCACCATAGAACTATATTTGATCAATACCACTAGTGCTATTACCGACTACGGATTGCATATATGGATATTCATTAGTTGTGTGCTAACATTCACATATATTGTGCAGAATTTTGTCACGTCTAATCTAGAGTTGATCAATTACTATAAGCGTACGACGATCCATAAGCGGGCCAggttttttgatttctatAACATTGTTGTGTTTGCTGTTGTCCCCGTGGGTTTGGCTAGCTTTGTCACTATGGTGGGGCTATTGCGGTCCTTGTTATTGTTaagaattcaaattgatagcaataataatgcCAATAGTATGGTCAATCTTGATGGTGTATAA
- a CDS encoding 40S ribosomal protein S29 (Similar to S. cerevisiae RPS29A), whose protein sequence is MAHENVWFSHPRNFGKGSRQCRHCSSHSGLIRKYGLDLCRQCFREKAADIGFNKYR, encoded by the coding sequence ATGGCTCACGAAAACGTTTGGTTCTCCCACCCAAGAAACTTTGGTAAAGGTTCAAGACAATGTAGACATTGTTCTTCCCACTCTGGTTTAATCAGAAAATACGGTTTGGACTTATGTCGTCAATGTTTCAGAGAAAAAGCTGCTGATATTGGTTTCAACAAATACAGATAA